Proteins encoded by one window of Chondromyces crocatus:
- a CDS encoding DNA-3-methyladenine glycosylase I has product MKTLTRCAWCEGDPLLRAYHDEEWGFPERDGRALWEKLMLDGFQAGLAWITILRKRDAFRRAFEGFDPAVVARYGPDDVNRLLVDPGIVRSRAKIEAVISNARVYESMQAAGDDFSAFVWRFTGGKTIRNAWTTIREVPAKTPISEEMSAALKKRGFKFAGPVIVYAWMQAVGIVDDHLVDCFRRSPPKGKAR; this is encoded by the coding sequence ATGAAAACACTGACCCGCTGCGCCTGGTGCGAAGGCGACCCTCTTCTCCGCGCCTACCACGACGAAGAGTGGGGTTTCCCCGAGCGCGACGGCCGAGCCCTCTGGGAGAAACTGATGCTCGACGGCTTCCAGGCCGGCCTTGCCTGGATCACCATCCTCCGCAAACGCGACGCCTTCCGCCGCGCCTTCGAGGGCTTCGACCCGGCCGTCGTGGCCCGCTACGGCCCCGACGACGTGAACCGGTTGCTCGTCGATCCCGGGATCGTTCGCTCCCGCGCCAAGATCGAGGCCGTCATCAGCAACGCCCGGGTCTACGAGTCCATGCAGGCCGCTGGAGACGACTTCTCGGCCTTCGTCTGGCGCTTCACGGGGGGCAAGACGATCCGCAACGCCTGGACCACCATCCGCGAGGTGCCTGCAAAAACGCCCATCTCCGAAGAGATGTCCGCGGCCTTGAAGAAGCGGGGCTTCAAGTTCGCCGGCCCGGTCATCGTGTACGCCTGGATGCAGGCCGTGGGCATCGTCGACGACCACCTCGTCGATTGCTTCCGCCGCAGCCCCCCGAAGGGGAAGGCGCGGTGA
- a CDS encoding aldo/keto reductase has translation MRYRMLGQRTGLKVSELALGGGMFGTAHGYGAEPDEARRILEGYLDAGGNFIDTADNYQLGQSETLIGEIVGPRRNDVVLASKFSSSAVREPSLGVLGNSRKVMVQSVEDSLKRLKTDRIDLYFVHMDDGVTPLDEIVRGFDDLVSAGKIVYAGLSNFAAWRTATAVRTADLRGWTPIAAIQVEYSLLQRTTEREILPMAEAFGLGVMGWSPLAGGLLTGKSRRGETGRATGFKDTAFKDILFHESAPQQVPVLDALLAIGEELGVSPGQVAIAWVRAKGVLPVLGPRTRAQLDDNLAAATLTLTSEQVRRLDEVSAVPLGYPHELLAAPQSRAIMTGGRWDQIDFPGRAIA, from the coding sequence ATGCGATACAGAATGCTCGGCCAGCGCACTGGCCTCAAGGTCTCGGAGCTGGCCCTCGGCGGCGGCATGTTCGGTACCGCGCACGGCTACGGCGCCGAGCCGGACGAAGCCCGCCGCATTCTGGAAGGCTACCTCGACGCAGGCGGTAACTTCATCGACACCGCCGACAACTACCAGCTCGGCCAGTCCGAGACCTTGATCGGTGAGATCGTCGGGCCTCGGCGCAACGACGTCGTCCTCGCCTCGAAGTTCAGCAGCAGCGCCGTCCGCGAGCCCTCGCTCGGCGTTCTCGGCAACAGCCGCAAGGTCATGGTGCAGTCGGTCGAGGACAGCTTGAAGCGCCTGAAGACGGACCGGATCGACCTCTACTTCGTCCACATGGACGACGGCGTGACCCCGCTCGACGAGATCGTCCGCGGTTTCGACGATCTCGTCAGCGCTGGCAAGATCGTCTACGCCGGCCTCTCCAACTTCGCCGCCTGGCGGACCGCCACCGCCGTGCGCACCGCGGACCTGCGCGGCTGGACCCCCATCGCAGCCATTCAGGTCGAGTACAGCCTGCTCCAGCGCACCACCGAGCGAGAGATCCTTCCCATGGCCGAGGCGTTCGGTCTCGGGGTGATGGGTTGGTCCCCTCTCGCCGGCGGCTTGCTCACGGGCAAGTCCCGCCGGGGCGAGACGGGCCGTGCCACCGGCTTCAAGGACACCGCCTTCAAGGACATCCTCTTCCACGAGAGCGCCCCGCAGCAGGTCCCCGTGCTCGACGCCCTCCTCGCCATCGGTGAAGAGCTCGGTGTGAGCCCGGGCCAGGTCGCGATCGCCTGGGTCCGGGCCAAGGGCGTCCTCCCTGTGCTTGGCCCGCGCACCCGTGCCCAGCTCGACGACAACCTCGCCGCCGCCACCCTCACCTTGACCTCGGAGCAGGTGCGCCGTCTGGACGAGGTGAGCGCCGTCCCGCTCGGCTACCCCCACGAGCTGCTCGCTGCTCCGCAGTCCCGCGCCATCATGACCGGCGGCCGCTGGGACCAGATCGACTTCCCTGGTCGCGCGATCGCTTGA
- a CDS encoding alpha/beta fold hydrolase — translation MATSDPTIILVHGAFSDGSAWNKVIPHLHAKGLQVVSVQNPLLSLAEDVAAVNRAIALAEGKVILVGHSYGGAVITEAGEHDKVAALVFVAALAPAAGQSCADVMQGYPLSPCIMKATQDTHGFLYLPLKGMAEDYAQDVSAEEVRIMAATQCPIHGGCFEARVTRTAWAVKPSWYIVASEDRALPPDLLRALAQRMNARTVELPTSHVPQRSKPAEVAAVILEAANAVAR, via the coding sequence ATGGCGACTTCGGATCCCACGATCATCCTCGTTCATGGCGCGTTCTCGGACGGTTCTGCGTGGAACAAGGTCATCCCCCATCTTCACGCGAAGGGGCTGCAGGTCGTCTCGGTGCAGAACCCGCTGCTCTCGCTGGCGGAGGATGTCGCCGCCGTGAACCGCGCCATCGCGCTCGCGGAAGGGAAGGTGATCCTGGTGGGGCACTCCTATGGTGGTGCGGTGATCACCGAGGCCGGGGAGCACGACAAGGTCGCGGCGCTCGTCTTCGTGGCCGCGCTCGCGCCAGCGGCGGGTCAGTCCTGTGCCGACGTGATGCAGGGCTATCCGCTCAGCCCGTGCATCATGAAAGCCACCCAGGACACGCACGGGTTTCTCTACCTTCCGCTGAAGGGCATGGCCGAGGACTACGCGCAAGACGTCTCGGCCGAGGAGGTCAGGATCATGGCGGCGACGCAGTGCCCCATCCACGGCGGGTGCTTCGAAGCGCGCGTGACCCGGACCGCCTGGGCGGTGAAGCCCTCCTGGTACATCGTGGCCTCCGAGGACCGCGCGCTCCCGCCGGACTTGCTGCGCGCTCTTGCCCAGCGCATGAACGCCCGGACGGTGGAGCTGCCGACGAGCCATGTCCCGCAGCGCTCGAAGCCGGCGGAGGTGGCGGCGGTGATCCTCGAAGCGGCGAACGCGGTCGCGCGGTAG
- a CDS encoding DUF4259 domain-containing protein → MGAWGHRSFENDSALDWLLDLGSESDLRAALEAVAEADANEYIDVDDASTALAAAEIVAAGYGKGLERLNNDARAWLASYPRALAQDLVPLAHRAVTRVLTSSELKSLREPGQEPQDNPWRANLGELLARLAPSEDDD, encoded by the coding sequence ATGGGAGCGTGGGGTCACAGGAGTTTCGAGAACGATTCGGCGCTCGACTGGCTGCTGGATCTCGGGAGCGAGTCCGACCTTCGAGCCGCCCTGGAGGCCGTCGCCGAGGCCGACGCGAACGAGTACATCGATGTCGATGACGCCTCGACGGCGCTCGCGGCGGCGGAGATCGTCGCGGCCGGATATGGCAAGGGCCTCGAGCGCCTGAACAACGACGCGCGGGCCTGGCTCGCCTCCTATCCGCGCGCGCTCGCTCAGGATCTCGTCCCCTTGGCGCACCGCGCCGTCACGCGCGTCCTCACCTCGTCCGAGCTGAAGTCGCTGCGGGAACCGGGCCAGGAGCCGCAGGACAACCCCTGGCGCGCGAACCTCGGCGAGCTGCTCGCCCGCCTCGCTCCCAGCGAAGACGACGACTGA
- a CDS encoding histidine phosphatase family protein, with amino-acid sequence MTTRIFLVRHGATVLTAEDRFAGETNVALSDEGRAQARKLGARLAAEPLRAAYASPLDRCLDTARAVASLHGLDVQARDALREISHGRWEQQTRREVEQRYPEEYARWEEDPYTFAPEGGETGLCVTARALPALLAIVEAHPGEQVLVVSHKATIRLLLSAVLGIDPRAYRDRLDQGPAALNIVDFKGPTRARLTLFNDTSHCATEASELPALPSGRLSRWWDPPASG; translated from the coding sequence ATGACGACGAGGATCTTTCTGGTCCGTCACGGGGCGACGGTCCTCACGGCGGAGGATCGTTTCGCGGGAGAGACGAACGTCGCGCTGTCGGACGAAGGTCGCGCCCAGGCGCGCAAGCTGGGGGCACGGCTCGCGGCGGAGCCACTCCGCGCAGCGTATGCGAGCCCCCTCGATCGGTGCCTGGACACGGCGCGCGCCGTGGCGTCTCTGCACGGGCTCGACGTCCAGGCGCGCGACGCACTGCGCGAGATCTCGCACGGGCGGTGGGAGCAGCAGACGCGGCGCGAGGTGGAGCAGCGCTACCCGGAGGAGTACGCGCGGTGGGAGGAGGATCCGTACACGTTCGCGCCCGAGGGTGGTGAGACCGGCCTCTGCGTGACGGCGCGCGCGCTGCCCGCGCTGCTGGCCATCGTCGAGGCCCACCCGGGGGAGCAGGTGCTGGTGGTCTCCCACAAGGCGACCATCCGGCTGCTGCTCAGCGCGGTGCTCGGGATCGATCCGAGGGCTTACCGCGATCGGCTGGACCAGGGTCCAGCGGCGCTGAACATCGTCGACTTCAAGGGACCGACGCGGGCCCGGCTCACGCTGTTCAACGACACGTCGCACTGCGCGACGGAGGCCTCGGAGCTCCCCGCGCTGCCCTCCGGGCGGCTGTCCCGGTGGTGGGATCCGCCGGCGTCGGGGTAG